In one window of Ferrovum sp. PN-J185 DNA:
- the cyoC gene encoding cytochrome o ubiquinol oxidase subunit III → MSDTTLENHHGHAEHGHSPLDNQLFGFWLYLMTDCILFASLFATFVVLRNNNAGGPTGHEIFELRYVFLETMLLLFSSFFNGFAMINLSQNKVRQTVQWLIPTAIFGLGFVLMEINEFSRLVIEGNGPDRSGFLSGFFGLVGTHGLHVSVGLIWMTVMIVQLLQKGITPGVRSRLLRLSLFWHFLDVVWIGVFTVVYLMGVM, encoded by the coding sequence ATGTCAGATACTACTTTAGAAAACCATCACGGCCATGCAGAGCATGGCCATAGTCCTCTAGATAACCAATTATTTGGTTTCTGGTTATATCTTATGACGGACTGTATTTTGTTTGCCTCTTTGTTTGCTACCTTCGTTGTGTTGAGAAACAACAATGCAGGTGGCCCAACTGGGCATGAAATCTTTGAACTACGTTACGTTTTCCTAGAAACAATGTTGCTTTTGTTCTCCAGCTTTTTTAATGGCTTTGCCATGATTAATTTGTCACAGAACAAAGTTCGGCAAACTGTTCAATGGCTAATCCCAACGGCTATTTTTGGTTTGGGGTTTGTCTTAATGGAAATCAATGAATTTAGCCGCTTGGTTATTGAGGGTAACGGGCCAGATCGCAGTGGTTTTCTATCAGGCTTTTTTGGTTTGGTTGGTACCCACGGTTTACACGTATCAGTAGGACTGATCTGGATGACAGTAATGATTGTTCAGTTGCTCCAGAAAGGGATTACCCCCGGTGTTCGCTCAAGACTTTTACGTTTAAGCCTCTTTTGGCACTTTCTTGATGTGGTTTGGATCGGTGTATTTACCGTGGTTTATTTAATGGGAGTAATGTGA
- the cyoB gene encoding cytochrome o ubiquinol oxidase subunit I, with protein sequence MTTSALFGRLTLDAIPYQNPIIMGTVGTVTVLGVLLVAWLTYQRRWAYLWNEWFTSVDHKRIGVMYIIFSVIMMLRGFADAIMMRTHQALAQGMGQGYLPPEHYDQIFSAHGTIMIIFVAMPFFIGLMNFVVPLQIGARDVAYPFLNSVSFWLTVASGLLVMVSLAVGDFSQAGWSGYPPYSELKFSPSTGVDYWMWSLQLGGIGTLVTGINFFVTILRMRAPGMSLMKMPIFTWTIFVTTVLIMFSFPVLTVTLALLAMDRYFDMHFFTNDFGGNQMMFANLFWIWGHPEVYIVVLPAFGIFSEVVSTFSKKRLFGYASMVYATIAIAILSFVVWLHHFFTMGSGANVNAFFGIATMIIAVPTGVKVFNWLFTMYRGRIEFTTAMMWSIGFIITFAVGGMTGVLLAVPGADFMLHNSEFLVAHFHNMLIPGALFGYFAGYNFWFPKMFGFRLDEKWGKRSFWSWLVGFYLAFMPLYALGFMGMPRRMSHYDNPYWQPYLIVALLGTFLIAFGIFSQIMQLAVSIRQRHALRDRTGDIWGSHSLEWSIPSPPAFYNFAKTPVVEDLYAFTYMKENGINPRATAPFAPIHMPRNSSIGVFLGLFTFTLGFGLVWHMWWLVVGSLFAILSLLVMRSSDDNVDYELSPQQVAVYEAEAYQSANQATEQHSADLATQG encoded by the coding sequence ATGACAACATCTGCTTTATTTGGACGCTTAACTCTTGATGCTATACCCTATCAAAACCCTATTATTATGGGTACTGTAGGAACAGTAACAGTTCTTGGAGTGTTACTGGTGGCGTGGCTGACATATCAACGTCGCTGGGCTTACCTATGGAATGAATGGTTTACTAGCGTAGACCACAAACGTATTGGTGTTATGTACATTATTTTTTCAGTGATTATGATGCTTCGCGGTTTTGCTGACGCGATCATGATGAGAACTCACCAGGCTCTTGCCCAAGGTATGGGGCAGGGCTATTTGCCACCCGAACACTATGACCAAATCTTTAGTGCACACGGCACTATTATGATTATCTTTGTTGCCATGCCATTTTTTATCGGCTTGATGAATTTCGTGGTACCCCTACAGATTGGTGCGCGCGACGTAGCCTATCCGTTTCTAAATTCAGTGAGTTTCTGGCTGACTGTAGCAAGCGGGTTATTAGTTATGGTTTCTTTGGCTGTCGGTGATTTTTCCCAAGCTGGCTGGTCAGGTTATCCTCCTTACTCTGAATTAAAATTCAGTCCCTCCACTGGGGTTGATTATTGGATGTGGAGCCTTCAGTTGGGCGGTATTGGTACGTTGGTTACTGGGATTAATTTCTTCGTCACTATTCTAAGAATGCGTGCGCCTGGAATGTCCTTAATGAAAATGCCCATTTTTACTTGGACTATTTTCGTGACCACAGTATTAATTATGTTCTCTTTCCCCGTACTGACAGTCACACTGGCACTGTTAGCAATGGATCGTTATTTTGATATGCATTTCTTTACCAATGATTTTGGTGGTAATCAAATGATGTTCGCTAATCTTTTCTGGATTTGGGGCCATCCTGAAGTGTATATCGTTGTATTACCTGCTTTTGGTATTTTTTCAGAGGTGGTGTCTACTTTCTCCAAGAAAAGACTATTTGGCTATGCGTCAATGGTTTACGCCACTATTGCCATTGCAATTCTTTCTTTCGTAGTGTGGCTACACCACTTCTTTACCATGGGTTCTGGAGCTAACGTAAATGCGTTTTTTGGTATCGCGACGATGATCATTGCAGTGCCAACAGGAGTAAAAGTATTTAACTGGTTATTTACTATGTATCGTGGACGTATTGAGTTCACTACAGCCATGATGTGGAGTATTGGATTCATTATTACTTTTGCTGTTGGCGGGATGACCGGTGTTTTACTGGCAGTTCCTGGTGCGGACTTTATGTTACACAACAGTGAGTTTTTAGTTGCCCACTTCCATAACATGTTAATACCAGGTGCATTATTTGGTTATTTTGCAGGTTATAATTTCTGGTTTCCCAAAATGTTCGGTTTCCGTTTGGATGAGAAATGGGGTAAACGTTCTTTCTGGTCATGGTTAGTTGGTTTTTACTTGGCTTTCATGCCCTTGTACGCCTTAGGTTTCATGGGTATGCCACGCCGTATGTCTCATTACGATAACCCATACTGGCAGCCTTACTTGATTGTGGCTTTATTAGGAACATTCCTCATTGCCTTTGGTATTTTCAGTCAAATCATGCAGCTGGCAGTTAGTATTCGTCAGAGACACGCTTTACGTGATAGAACTGGGGATATTTGGGGCAGTCATTCATTAGAATGGTCTATTCCATCACCACCTGCCTTTTACAACTTTGCTAAAACGCCAGTTGTTGAAGATTTGTATGCTTTCACCTACATGAAAGAAAATGGAATTAATCCACGTGCAACCGCTCCTTTTGCACCTATCCATATGCCACGTAATTCTTCAATTGGAGTCTTTCTTGGCTTATTTACCTTTACTTTAGGTTTTGGTCTGGTCTGGCATATGTGGTGGCTTGTGGTTGGTTCATTGTTCGCTATTTTGTCCTTACTAGTAATGCGTTCAAGTGATGACAATGTGGATTATGAACTTTCTCCACAGCAAGTTGCTGTCTATGAAGCTGAGGCATATCAATCAGCAAATCAAGCCACAGAGCAGCATTCAGCTGATCTAGCAACTCAAGGATAA
- the cyoE gene encoding heme o synthase, with protein sequence MLLKDLLTLTKPGIILGNLVSATGAFFLGTGGTMHPLLFCLTLLGLSLLIAGGCVYNNCIDRDIDSLMERTKNRPLVQGRVSLFTALIFATVLSSLGLYILYSLAGLIGFALALFGLLAYVVLYSLWLKRTQWGTWGGSISGAMPPLIAYACATRSLDITALVLFLMYCLWQIPHAQALGILHLKDYQKAKIPVVSEGEWGINRIKYMTPWYVALFCLLSISLFFTHRVGVIYLVSVLFMSVLWVRASVVKRELLPHRSWAKKSFIYSLYMVMLLSFMMSLDVKEINTAQFDQQASINTVSLPGHELWLAWLNLNPSSEK encoded by the coding sequence GTGTTACTAAAAGACCTATTAACCCTCACCAAACCTGGGATTATTTTAGGTAATCTTGTCTCAGCTACAGGGGCTTTTTTTCTAGGAACAGGGGGGACAATGCACCCCCTGTTGTTTTGTTTGACCCTATTAGGATTGTCCTTGTTAATTGCAGGTGGTTGCGTTTACAACAACTGTATAGATCGTGATATTGACTCACTAATGGAGCGAACTAAAAATCGTCCTTTGGTACAAGGTAGGGTATCACTTTTTACAGCGTTGATTTTTGCTACTGTATTAAGTTCTTTAGGACTTTATATTTTATATAGTCTTGCAGGTCTGATTGGTTTTGCTCTTGCATTGTTTGGTTTATTAGCCTACGTTGTGTTATACAGCTTATGGCTAAAAAGAACTCAATGGGGTACTTGGGGTGGTAGTATTTCAGGTGCCATGCCACCACTTATAGCCTATGCATGTGCAACGCGTTCGCTAGACATTACCGCTTTAGTTTTATTTCTAATGTATTGCTTATGGCAAATTCCACACGCACAAGCTTTAGGTATTCTGCATTTAAAGGATTATCAAAAAGCTAAGATTCCAGTGGTGTCTGAAGGCGAGTGGGGGATAAATCGAATTAAATACATGACTCCCTGGTACGTTGCTTTGTTTTGCTTATTGAGTATTTCATTATTCTTCACTCATCGTGTTGGCGTTATTTACTTAGTTAGTGTTCTTTTTATGTCTGTCTTGTGGGTTAGGGCTAGTGTTGTTAAGCGTGAATTACTTCCTCACCGTAGTTGGGCTAAAAAGTCATTTATTTATTCACTCTACATGGTGATGCTACTGAGCTTCATGATGTCTTTAGATGTTAAAGAAATAAATACCGCCCAGTTTGATCAACAAGCTAGTATTAATACTGTGTCTCTGCCTGGGCATGAATTATGGCTTGCTTGGCTTAATTTGAATCCTTCCTCTGAAAAGTAA
- the cyoD gene encoding cytochrome o ubiquinol oxidase subunit IV: protein MSHSDTHHEVHHLSAKSYVVGFSLSMLLTFAAFGAVMSGALKGVAEIVTVVICAVLQIYVQLRYFLHLDGSSEQRWNVMSFIYTLVIIALLVVGSLWIMYNMHNLMMPGA from the coding sequence ATGTCTCATAGCGATACACATCACGAAGTTCATCACTTATCCGCTAAGTCCTATGTGGTTGGATTTAGCTTATCAATGCTGTTAACTTTCGCTGCCTTTGGTGCAGTGATGTCTGGTGCACTTAAAGGTGTAGCGGAGATTGTTACTGTCGTCATTTGTGCAGTGTTACAAATATATGTACAGTTACGCTACTTCCTTCATTTAGATGGCAGCTCAGAACAACGTTGGAATGTGATGTCTTTTATCTACACCCTAGTTATTATTGCCTTACTGGTAGTTGGATCCTTATGGATTATGTACAACATGCATAATCTTATGATGCCCGGCGCTTAA